The sequence ATCCAAAAGTTATGAATATACACCATagaaacaggtgaattaaagtGGGCTTAAACACTGGTCATTCGTAATTTTGCAGTGTAGGCTAATCACCACCAGTCTCATTTTAAAGCATGATCAAGACAACACACGTAACAAAACTTATATTTGCACCagtttggatgaaaaacaaataaacgtttcttatttaaaaataaattccTTGAATTACTCCACATaactgggggaaaaaaacatggaCAGCTGGCATGCAGAATAAAGGCTCATACCTATAAATACAAATTTGTCACTGAACAAATATCCCCAAACAGACAGTTCAATGTTTGTGAAGAATATCATTTGTTATATTGCTGAAGCATCTACTTCCTTCTTTATTTCTGAGTGATGGGGAAGGAGTTCTGATCCATCAGCTCCCCAACTCTCTCCTGGAGTATGTGGACCACCTCAGCCAGAATGAAAACATGGGTGTCGTCAAGGTCCTGGATGATAAACTTCTTTCCCAGGGCAGATGTCTCATCTAGGTACAGTAGGAACTGCTTCATGGCAGGGTCACTGTTTCAAGTAGTGGGGAAAGAAGATATGAAACCTGTGGTTTTCTTCTGAAACATCTGATTATCATAGCTGGTACAGTATAGCAGACAGGCTGGATTTTCTGCCTGATTCATGTGATTAGCTTGATTGATTTCAGTTTGATAATCATAAAATATGATAGGCTTTGTGCATGCATACCACTCGACAAGAACACCCTTTAGTACGTTGACCATGATAATGTTAGATTCCAAACACCAGTCTCCAAAACCTGGAAAAAAGCAAACAAAATATAGGCGTGAACACCAACACAATGTGACATGCACCTTGACGTATGACACATTCTAAAAGTAATTAACTGAACTGTAGCTTCTCACTGCAGAGGTGATTTACTAATATTAAAGTGAGACAAAGAGGAGCAAAGTAAGGACTAGGTAACGTTAGCTGGCGTTATTAGCATCATTGCTGAATAGCTAGTTAGCCTAGTTTGCTACACTTCGAAATGCTCAGTCTGACATGTTTCCGTCACAATCTCAAAGCCTGCTCATTTGCGAAAATTCAGGCTAGAATAGATCAGCTCTTTGCTGATTGCCATTTTGTGGCGATAAATAGCTAATCGGTGGATTATTCTGTACTTACGGAGCTTGTTTGCTCAACAGTGTTGATGGCTGGCTGCGTACAAAATGCCTTAACGCGAAAGGCATTGTGGGATGTATGGTGTCTGATGAGGTATAAAGGTTTAggtcaggtattcccaaactggggtatgcaaaatgtttttttttttttttaaatgtatagattttttcacattttcaaacagtccatttattttTTTCTCCCTGAGTTTTTTTCTCCCCTGAGCAACCTCGTTTCATTAAACCATCTGGTGTTCAGCGAAATGACAACACAATgtaaaatacaggtagcctagtcaaataattaacatccaatcacagtaaccgttactctcttggtgggaattccactaacggtccattATGTATCTaagcgtagctgctgctcatttagtttgctcgaaaattgataaattgttttaaaaaactAATGCACGGGTCCATAAACACATACAGCTCTACTGGTAACgttagtactgctactaccagcagtactacacctgcacctgtcgacgacaggTAGTTCTGCTTCCAcgacgagcacatccaatgcttagcatcagtaattctacatttgtttttagcccagctagcatggacacctTCAAACATTCAGCCtccagttgtgaatctgatgcagccgaagagctactgcccccttaacCGGGAAAGCactgaacaacagacagggactttGAACCATCGATgagcaaatatgatgagaactacattgatttggggttcacttatattggaagtagtgcctttcctcagccacagtgtgttatatgcgcaaaagtactatctcacaacttgatgaaaccttcactcttgcgcagacatttggAAACAAAACATGTCAATTAGAAAAATAAGCCACATTAGTTTTTTGAACGCGAATTAAGACgtctttcgagtagtaagacatgtataaaagcaacatatACTATTAATAAGAAGGGCTATGgttgggacaatgctggggggaaAGGCAAAAAACAACTATACAGACGGTCGCTTCATCAAACatcactgtttcacgacgcatcagtgacatgcagatgttttgaaacaattactgcttcacctacaagccagtgaattctattcgttacagctggatgagtcaacagacgtgttgggcctggcacagctcctggtatatgtccgttacgttttttggaggtcaattaaggaagacctcttctgcaaaccaggacaacaggagattatatttttaaagtactggacagctttgtgacatcaaatggactttggtggttgatgtgttggtatctgtactgatggtgcaaaagccatgacaaggAGACATGGTGGAGTGATAACACGCGTGCAaacagttgctcccgacgccacttgggacACTGCAGCATCGAGAGGCTTTTTGCTGCCTGACAGcatgaaagacgttttggacactactgtgaaaattgttaactttgttaaagcaaggcccctgaactctcgtgtattttctgcactatgcaatgatatgggcagcgaccatgaacgcttttacaacatacagaaagaAGTGCGCTAGTTATCAAGGgggaaagtattgacacgtttttttttttaattgagagacgagcttacccaagttttctttactgaccttCATTTTTacttgtctgaccacttgcatgatgatttctcacacgactggcctatctggttgatgttttttctcgcctgaatcatctgaatctaggattacagggactgcCCAACTATATTCactgtgcgggacaaaattgaggttgtggttaagaagttggagctcttctctgtctgcattaacaaggacaacacacaggtctttccatcattgtatgattttttttgtgtgcaaatgcactcaagcttacggacaatgtcaaacgTGATATAGCGCGATaagtactttcccgaaacggatgacacaaacaactgggttCGTTGAATTGAATTttatcagaagccactgccagatttctggttCCTGCTTGGCAAATCGCAACTGTttagacactgatgccctttgcgaCCACGTACCCGTGAGTGGATTCTCGGCCTTCACTAGCAtggaaactaaatacaggcacagactgtgacTGATGATTtatgaaaatgatttaagactgtgactctctccaatacaacccaacattgcagagttattaACTTGTGATGAGTTATTCATAATTTCCGATTAACAAATAAAGTTATGTAAGATGGCTAATTAAAGATTAAAATTATtgatttattatattattatttgtgccctggtcctataagggCTCTTTGTCGCTTcccacgagccaggttgtgacaaactcacactcattcttatgtttaataaaggtagtgtgtgtggcaggcatacaatgatggcaaaaaacaacatttgagagtgcgctgaccctgatGCTAGActgggtacgcagctggaggtcgaatgtttgaaggggtacgggactataaaaagtttgggaaccactgggttAGGTGGAGTGAAAGTTAAAAGCTTATGATTCAAAGCAAGTGTTCAAAACCTGCCATCAATGGCATAACATATATTCTCTTACCATTACTGCTTTTTATTTTGCACATAGTTGATTTGACATGGACATGTCTGTCAAAGTTCAAATGTAAATGAGCCATATGCATGACTTCTTGTTACATTGATAAATACAAGTTAAGTCTTAATTAGCAATACAATGGAGTTAGTGAGCATCACGTGGCCAGGTTCCAGTTCAACAAAATATACATATCAACCAGTCTTAAAAAtatttcatgtgtatctgaggtAAGGCTTGAGGAAATAATACAGTATGGTACAtacttggggcggcagcgtagcctagtggttagagcgtcggactagtaaccggaaggttgaaagttcaatcccccgagctgacaaggtacaaatctgtcgttctgcccctgaacaggcagttaacccactgttcccaggccgtcattgaaaataagaatttgttcttaactgacttgcctggttaaataaaggtaaaaaaaaaaatacagtaacAAGGCAATGCTTTaagttttaatatatatatacttacagCTCTtaagttaaataaaattaaataaaataagtCGACCTTAAGCACACCACTCAAGCCCCGAATTCATACTGTGTAATCAATGAATGAGTTGCAAGGTAGTACAGTGTCTTTTGGTTAAAGTACAGTAAGTGCAGTACACATGAAATGTTAAAATATCTACTTGACCAGGATCAAGGACAAAGGGGAAGAAGAACTAGAAAAGTCAATATACTGTCTTTTTTACAGCTTTAAACTACCTGTAAACATGGTCGAGatcattttttaaatcttttaAATAAAACTCATCTGTTTCATAAGTGCTAGGTGATATCTAGCTGGAGAACAAGTGGAGCACCATTTTCTATAATAAACCCAATTAATATGTTTTCATAAATCCTTCATacataaaatgtatatttttttgtaaacacATTTCTTTAAATGTGCAACAAGGAGAGACAGTTCTGTGCGCCAGTACTCCTTAGTCTTCCAATTCAAGCATCAAAACGGCTGTTGACATGTCAGTGGCTGGTGTAGCCCTTCAGTGCATCCTGGATGAACTGTAGGCTGCGCTTGTAGAGGAACGAGTCTTTCTTCTCAGGCTTGCAGATATTGAGGTGATCCACATCCACCTGGACCAGGTCCCCAATGCCCAGATCTGAAACCGGAGTAGTCTCAGAGTTAAGAGATACACATGGAAGAAGTTCAAAAGTTCAAGAATTTGAATTGAAAGAAAAAAACTTAATTCATAGATACATTTTAGATATGGGTCTCCGGTGGCTACGTTCTACAGAATGCATTAAATAACAGTGGCCTACCTGCTGACTGCGTTGGCACCACCAGTATCTTGATCATGGGGCCGATGGTGGTGGGCATCGTCTCTGCAAAGCTCAGCACATTGAACTCCCTGTCCTTGGCCATGTTCAGGAAGTTGATATTCAGGTCACGCAGCGCTGGAGAGTCTGGGAATATGTATGGACAATGATGCAATAACACCATAAACAGTAGTATGTTTGTTATCTGTAACACAGATGCAATGGGAGGTTATTACTAAAGCTGTTGTTAAGAATCGTTCTCTCTAACCTGACCTCCAGAATAATCCCAAATTACTTCTGTCCATACCTCTGCAGAGCTCCCGGACCTCTacggaggggaagaggaggtatCTGACGTTGACAGAGTACTCTGCCATGAAGGTGCCATGGTGGGGCACACTGTAGAACATGACACCCTTGGTGTTCTTCATAAGTTCTTTCATGTCTGGGTCCCTCGACGCATCTAGCAGCATCTTCTTCACCAGCAAACCTGATAGGAAATGATAGAGAATTCAAAACTAACAGGTTTTTGTCCATTGTCAATTTTTTGCTAAATAGTGAAAGATAGCTTACCTCCCATGCTATGTGAAACCCAGACCACAGGCCTGTCTCCTACTCCTGCAGACTTTAGCTTCTTCAGCAGCTCTCGACTCCTATAGGCCAGAGACATCCTAAGGGCACAGGCATACAACAGTATCAGTGGAGTTGTCACCAAGAATGTCTGAATGATACAGTAATATGGTCACACTAAGAAAGCAGAGGAAAGAGGAGACACACACCTCtggttttcaacaggacactTGGCTCTCCAGTCACTTAGGTGAGTGTCATACTCCACAGATAGAACCCTCAGGTTGGGGCAGTCTGCAGCCAACCATGACTGACCAATGGGGAGGGGTGAGAAAGAACCAGTCAAAAAGGGAGAGAGGACGTTGGTGAGCAGATTTGGCATCATATGACTCAAACATACATTCTACATTGGCTAAGGTGACTAGATCAGCAAAGCCAACATTCTCCCATCTGGTGGTAAAGTCATGAGTATTACAGTGACACGTAATAAACCACCCTCTACCAGGTTTACCTTGGGCCAGCACTCTGTGTAGTCCTCGCTGACACCCTctgccttctcctcctctgtagGGTCACAGTCCTTCTGCCGCCACGTCTTAAAGGCCGCCCCCAGGAGCCCGTGAACAAAGAGAACATCCGCTTTGATTGGCTGGCTGGAGACAGAATGCATAAAAAACAAATAGGGAGTGGTTGTGTGAATATGGTACCTTGAATTCTTTGACAGTAGCTagatttccatccaattggtgacagttTAATGCGAATAATCTAgaatctgcataaagaaaatgtaagtaataatttcactgtaagggctactacacctgttgaatttggtgcatgtgacaaataaaatttgatttgcaaATTTTCCCACCAGTGGGGAGTCTCTTTTTGTAGATAAAAATCAGTGCGTGTGACCTCCCGACTAGCACAGCGGTCTAACGCCCAGCATCACAGTGCtttaggcgtcactacagacccgtgtTCGATCACAAGCTGTGTCagagccggccgcgaccgggagacccatggggcggtgcacaattggcccagcgtcgtccgggttaggagagaGTTTGGCCGGCCGTAATTTCCTTGTCTCATTGTGCTCTAGCGATTCCTTGTgccgggccgggcgcagtgcatgctgacatggtcgccaggtgtacaatgtttcctccaacacattggtgcggctggcttccaggttaagtgggcattgtgtcaagtagcagtgcggcttggttgggttgtgtttcagaggacgcacggctctcgaccttcgcctctcccgagtccatacaggagttgcagcgatgagacaagactgtaactaccaattggatacaacgaaattggggagaaaaagcggtttacattttttttattatacaaaaaaaaaaaaaggtcttCCACATCCATCTGGACGAAACATTTCTGtacggacctcactttgtgcacgggggcattgtcatgcaaaaacaggaaagggccttccccaaactgttggcacattgttggaagcacagaatcatctagaatgtcattgtatgctgtagcattaagatttcccttaactggaactaaggggcctagcccgaaccatgaaaaacagctccagaccattattcctcctccaccaaactgtacagttggcactatgcattggggcaggtagcattctcctggtatccgccaaaTACAGATTTGTCCGtaagactgccagatggtgaaacatgATTCATcgctccagagaacgcgtttccactgctccagagtccaatggcggcgaacattacaccactccagactACGCTTGGAATTGAGCATGGTTATCTTAGTCTTGTGTGCGGATGCTTGGCTATGGAAATGAAGCTACAGACTAAAAggtattgtgctgacgttgcttccagaagcagtttggaacacggtagtgagtgttgcaacctgaggacagacgattttttacGTGCTGTGTACTTCAGCACTCAACAGTCCCGCTCTGTGaaccttgtgtggcctaccacttcgcggctgagccgttgttgctcctagatgtttccacttcacaataacagcacttacagttgaccggggcagctcttgcagggcagaaatgtgataaactgacct is a genomic window of Oncorhynchus kisutch isolate 150728-3 linkage group LG21, Okis_V2, whole genome shotgun sequence containing:
- the gtf2h5 gene encoding general transcription factor IIH subunit 5, with the protein product MVNVLKGVLVECDPAMKQFLLYLDETSALGKKFIIQDLDDTHVFILAEVVHILQERVGELMDQNSFPITQK